The following coding sequences lie in one Monomorium pharaonis isolate MP-MQ-018 chromosome 1, ASM1337386v2, whole genome shotgun sequence genomic window:
- the LOC105828925 gene encoding unconventional myosin ID has translation MASSHDVGIGDFVLLDEITVDRVVENLKTRFNGGKIYTYIGEVCVSVNPYRSINIYDADHINQYKGRELFENPPHIYAIADAVHKEMKQQGRDTCIVISGESGSGKTEASKIIMKYIAAVTNLSGQQEIERVKNILIQSNSILEAFGNAKTNRNDNSSRFGKYMDINFDFKGDPIGGHVTNYLLEKSRVVYQQKGERNFHCFYQLLNGCTEAELNKLRLVRDPAAYYFIGNGNNKTITSDRSDYKTVCTAMSTLGFATNETQTIWNIVAGILNLGNITFRLDDDKLVIGNNSALNDTAKLLSISPRDLNTALSQRVIAAGGEVMQKTHTLIEAEYGRDALAKAIYERLFSWIVSRVNGSINVNDSDDMKRYGTLIGVLDIYGFEIFDRNSFEQFCINYCNEKLQQLFIELVLKQEQEEYQREGIAWQNIEYFNNQIICELVEQAHKGIIAIMDEACLNVGKVTDEMLLDALDKKLVNHKHYSSRQLKPMDKELEHRIQFKIKHYAGDVIYNINGFLDKNKDTLFQDFKRLLYQSNNSVISKMWPEGAQNILQTTKRPLTAGTLFRNSMIALVKNLASKEPFYVRCIKPNEVKSPVVFDNERVNHQVRYLGLVENILVRRAGFVYRQRYDRFLKRYKMISQYTWPNFRGYSDKDGVRTLMDEKGFSNDVKYGHTKIFIRSPQTLFALEKMRSDLIPGIVVLLQKQWRGYLCRQKYKKMKAALVLMEHYKKYKQRIYIKQLERTFKGVKNLRNYGKTLPWPRENFAVRHVVPALKNMYARWWAWMILRAIPREDWPQLRLKMAAGAVLRSKRSYWGQDRRWEGNYLSKPDENPQSDIFNSSINNLRNTDHFKTVLFSAFIRKTNRFNKPADRVLVVTEHTVYKLDGVKFKNMKKGMPIAEITGLSVSPGKDQLITIHSNRGNDFILSIIAKDDRIGELVGILSNRYYQLRGADLHVTVDVRFKCMLGNKSRLLHIEVMPDVIEPTFKKDGNQIIYAIPPSVAIIAGGTNTRQ, from the exons ATGGCATCGAGTCACGACGTCGGCATCGGTGACTTCGTGCTGTTGGACGAGATCACCGTGGATCGCGTGGTGGAGAACCTGAAAACGAG ATTTAACGGGGGAAAGATCTACACGTACATTGGTGAAGTCTGCGTGAGCGTAAATCCTTACAGAAGCATCAACATTTACGATGCGGATCACATTAATCAATATAAGG GGAGAGAATTGTTCGAGAATCCACCGCACATTTACGCGATCGCGGATGCGGTGCACAAGGAGATGAAACAACAGGGCAGGGACACCTGCATAGTTATAAGCGGCGAATCTGGTTCTGGTAAAACGGAAGCTAGCAAGATCATCATGAAATATATCGCCGCCGTAACCAATCTGAGCGGCCAGCAGGAAATCGAGAG AGTGAAGAACATTCTCATCCAATCGAACTCGATACTGGAAGCGTTCGGCAATGCCAAGACAAACAGAAATGACAACTCGTCGCGTTTCGGAAAGTACATGGACATCAATTTTGATTTCAAGGGAGATCCCATTGGCGGCCATGTAACTAATTACCTCCTCGAGAAATCACGGGTGGTCTATCAGCAGAAGGGAGAACGCAACTTTCACTGCTTCTATCAG cTGCTGAATGGCTGCACCGAGGCCGAGTTGAACAAGCTGCGTTTAGTTCGCGACCCGGCTGCTTATTACTTCATTGGTAATGGAAACAACAAGACGATCACCTCCGACAGAAGCGACTacaaaactgtttgcactgCCATGTCCACTCTCGGGTTTGCCACAAATGAAACGCAAACTATATGGAATATCGTCGCTGGTATCTTAAATTTG ggTAACATTACCTTTAGGCTGGATGATGACAAACTTGTAATCGGGAATAATAGTGCTTTAAATGACACCGCTAAATTGTTGTCTATCAGTCCGAGAGATCTGAACACTGCTCTCTCGCAAAGAGTCATAGCGGCAGGTGGAGAAGTTATGCAGAAAACTCATACTTTGATAGAAGCTGAATATGGTCGAGATGCATTAGCGAAG GCGATATATGAGCGATTGTTCTCGTGGATAGTGTCGCGCGTCAATGGATCAATCAATGTAAATGACAGTGATGACATGAAAAGATACGGAACGTTAATCGGCGTGCTCGATATTTATGGCTTCGAAATCTTTGACAGGAACAGTTTCGAGCAATTTTGCATCAATTATTGTAACGAAAAGCTACAACAGCTTTTTATCG AGTTGGTTTTGAAACAAGAACAAGAAGAATATCAGAGGGAAGGGATAGCTTGGCAGAATATTGAATACTTTAACAATCAAATCATTTGCGAATTAGTCGAGCAAGCTCATAAGGGAATTATAGCGATCATGGATGAAGCTTGCCTCAACGTTGGGAAGGTTACCGATGAG ATGCTTCTTGACGCATTGGACAAGAAATTAGTGAACCATAAACACTATAGCTCTCGACAGTTAAAGCCGATGGACAAAGAATTGGAACAcagaatacaatttaaaatcaaacatTATGCTGGCGATgtgatttacaatattaatggCTTCCTCGACAAGAATAAAGATACGCTCTTCCAAGATTTCAAACGTCTGCTCTATCAGAGCAATAATTCCGTAATTAGTAAAATGTGGCCTGAGGGTgctcagaatattttgcag acGACGAAGAGACCTTTAACTGCTGGTACATTGTTTCGCAACTCTATGATCGCATTGGTAAAAAATCTAGCGAGTAAGGAACCGTTTTATGTTCGTTGCATAAAACCCAATGAAGTAAAGTCTCCAGTCGTGTTCGATAATGAGAGAGTAAACCATCAAGTGAGATATTTGGGACTTGTAGAGAACATATTAGTCAGACGAGCTGGTTTTGTATACAGACAGCGATATGACAGATTTCTAAAAAG ATACAAAATGATATCGCAATACACATGGCCGAATTTCCGAGGTTACAGTGATAAGGATGGCGTACGCACATTAATGGATGAGAAAGGTTTCTCGAACGATGTTAAATATGGTCACACGAAAATATTCATTCGCTCGCCACAGACTTTATTTGCATTAGAAAAG ATGCGTAGTGACTTAATACCAGGCATCGTGGTTCTCTTGCAAAAACAATGGCGGGGATATCTTTGTcgtcaaaaatacaaaaaaatgaagGCCGCGTTAGTGCTAATGGAGCATTACAAGAAATACAAACAACGCATTTATATCAAACAACTCGAACGGACATTTAAAGGCGTTAAGAATCTGCGAAATTACGGCAAGACCTTACCATGGCCGCGCGAAAACTTCGCGGTGAGACATGTAGTGCCTGCATTGAAGAATATGTATGCGAGATGGTGGGCGTGGATGATACTTCGAGCGATTCCTCGAGAAGATTGGCCGCAACTTCGGCTGAAG atgGCAGCGGGCGCTGTGTTGCGCTCGAAGAGATCTTATTGGGGCCAAGACCGTCGATGGGAAGGAAACTATTTGTCCAAGCCAGACGAGAATCCTCAAAGCGACATTTTCAATTcatcaataaataatctacGGAACACCGACCATTTCAAGACTGTCTTATTCAGCGCATTTATTAGAAAGACCAACAG GTTTAACAAGCCAGCGGATCGCGTTTTGGTGGTAACGGAGCACACTGTATATAAACTCGACGGCGTCAAGTTcaagaatatgaaaaaagGCATGCCAATAGCGGAAATTACCGGCCTAAGTGTTTCGCCTGGAAAGGATCAGCTTATCACGATTCACTCAAATCGCGGAAACGATTTCATTCTATCGATCATCGCTAAAGATGATAGAATCGGAGAGTTGGTTGGCATACTAAGCAACCGATACTATCA GCTGCGTGGCGCCGACTTACACGTCACAGTAGACGTGAGATTCAAGTGCATGCTTGGCAACAAGAGTAGATTGCTGCACATCGAAGTGATGCCCGACGTGATTGAACCTACATTCAAAAAGGACGGTAATCAAATTATCTATGCCATTCCACCGTCGGTGGCCATCATTGCCGGTGGTACTAATACAAGACAATAG
- the LOC105828928 gene encoding uncharacterized protein LOC105828928, with protein sequence MTVRGRARLSRTPLTHGRDGRACALAHTGACFTFIFGRAIENDGDDGAAAVTECLDVRVYARASDRSRAMSKRRTTAMTTTILEPTRTFGPTSLTNGNGSLAETRAKTTPATRFWSKIRLNEWTFSLSLFAFSLAIVLGKLYVNYGNLRLWQIGDRYALPSVTTFTQIYETIPSMSILPKFDMKQLPPDSGMLLNTSNQYAEAAADVLITFYGKYGWLLKAMTSGLVITGFTWFILYKDSSEPGINPPSPFSPSRRRIHGSSRIQINYLVGVLNGILFFVYMCL encoded by the exons ATGACGGTGCGCGGCAGGGCC CGCCTCTCTCGTACGCCCCTGACACACGGAAGAGATGGACGCGCGTGCGCGCTCGCGCACACCGGCGCTTGTTTCACCTTTATTTTTGGAAGAGCGATTGagaacgacggcgacgacggcgcggCGGCTGTCACAGAGTGTTTAGACGTACGTGTGTATGCGCGTGCCTCCGACCGATCGCGAGCGATGTCGAAGCGGCGAACGAcggcgatgacgacgacgatacTCGAGCCGACGAGGACGTTCGGCCCGACGTCGCTGACAAACGGCAATGGCAGCCTTGCCGAGACCAGGGCGAAAACGACGCCGGCGACGAGGTTCTGGTCGAAGATCCGCCTCAATGAGTGGACTTTCAGCCTGTCGCTCTTCGCGTTCTCGCTCGCCATCGTCCTGGGCAAGCTGTACGTGAATTATG GAAATCTTCGGTTGTGGCAAATCGGCGATCGGTACGCTTTGCCGTCGGTGACAACGTTTACGCAAATATACGAAACAATACCGAGTATGTCGATCTTACCGAAATTTGACATGAAACAATTGCCGCCGGATAGCGGGATGCTCTTGAACACCAGTAATCAGTACGCGGAGGCAGCCGCCGACGTGCTGATCACATTTTACGGGAAATACGGGTGGCTGTTGAAAGCTATGACGAGCGGACTTGTGATAACGGGTTTCACTTGGTTTATCCTTTACAAGGACAGCAGTGAACCTGGTATCAATCCACCGTCTCCTTTCAGTCCTTCCAGACGGAG GATACACGGCAGCTCGAGGAtacagataaattatttagtcGGTGTACTAAAcgggatattattttttgtctatATGTGTCTCTAA